A window of the Phaseolus vulgaris cultivar G19833 chromosome 5, P. vulgaris v2.0, whole genome shotgun sequence genome harbors these coding sequences:
- the LOC137835890 gene encoding LRR receptor-like serine/threonine-protein kinase IOS1, protein MGMSSTFIGALVLVILIQAKGQPGFISIDCGAEAGANYTEPSLQINYVSDENFINTGVRGTIASEEINTHAQQQLWRLRSFPEGKTNCYKINITRGSNYLIRTLFLYGNYDGRNMSPQFDLLLGANLWDTVTIQNASITQFNEIIHVPLLDFIQICLVNTGNGTPFITAIELRTLKNDTYVTESGSLERYLRCDLGSNRSYRYWADDYDRFWFTCDIKEVWTQLSASISDDSFFENDYKPGATIMSTAVTPANGNAPLVIGWEPEHETDEFYVYMHFTELQVLTTNQTRQFNITMNGELWFSNFSPQYMSVNTIYSPSGISGKEIKFSLERTENSTLPPIINAIEIYKVKQFNQSDTFQGHGSP, encoded by the exons ATGGGAATGTCATCGACTTTCATAGGAGCTCTAGTTCTTGTCATTCTGATTCAAGCCAAGGGCCAACCAG GATTCATCAGCATAGATTGCGGAGCTGAAGCAGGTGCGAACTATACTGAGCCGTCATTACAGATAAATTATGTTTCTGATGAAAATTTCATAAATACTGGTGTGAGAGGGACAATAGCATCTGAAGAGATCAATACACACGCTCAACAACAACTGTGGAGGCTGAGAAGCTTCCCAGAAGGAAAAACGAACTGCTACAAAATAAACATCACAAGAGGCTCTAATTATCTCATCCGCACTCTTTTTCTGTATGGAAATTATGATGGCCGCAATATGTCACCACAGTTTGATCTTCTTCTGGGAGCTAACCTGTGGGATACAGTCACTATACAAAATGCATCCATTACCCAATTCAATGAGATCATACATGTACCTTTACTTGATTTTATACAAATCTGTCTGGTTAACACAGGAAATGGTACACCATTTATAACAGCCATAGAATTGAGGACTTTGAAAAATGATACATACGTCACTGAATCGGGATCACTGGAACGTTACCTGCGGTGCGATTTGGGTTCTAACAGGAGTTACAG GTACTGGGCTGATGATTATGATCGTTTCTGGTTTACCTGTGACATCAAAGAAGTTTGGACACAGCTAAGTGCTTCGATTTCAGATGATTCTTTTTTTGAGAACGATTACAAACCGGGAGCTACCATCATGAGCACCGCAGTTACACCAGCAAATGGTAATGCTCCGTTGGTAATAGGGTGGGAGCCAGAACATGAAACTGATGAATTCTATGTTTACATGCACTTCACGGAGCTTCAAGTGTTAACCACCAATCAGACAAGACAATTCAACATCACCATGAACGGTGAAttatggttttcaaatttttctccTCAGTACATGAGCGTCAACACTATATATAGCCCGTCAGGCATCAGCGggaaagaaattaaattttccCTGGAGAGGACCGAAAATTCAACCCTACCTCCCATCATCAATGCCATTGAAATTTACAAAGTAAAACAATTCAATCAATCTGATACATTCCAAGGACATGGGTCGCCATGA